Within Topomyia yanbarensis strain Yona2022 chromosome 2, ASM3024719v1, whole genome shotgun sequence, the genomic segment tgtgtgtgtgtatgtatgtgtatatgtggaaaaaatgtgacctctgtttctcagagatggctgaaccgatttgcacaaagttagtctcaaatgaaaggtacaaccttcccatcggctgctattgaattttttattgattggacttccggttccggagttacgagctgaagagtgcaatcacacagcaaattcccatataaactgaaatgaaaatttttcaaaatcaaatttgactttaaaatgcatgaaacattgagatgtttgacaaaaattgacttctttggactttggtacatttttgcctttctcatatagaaaggttatgcaatcactccaaaaatcgtcaattataccggcccggagggagtatgcagtgaggggttgctactttaaaattaaaactagtttaaaatttcttaacaagttgcaaattttcggcaggacctggacctcccggatctttctccatgaaccgccgctggtttcaagcgatgtttcagtatcacatagtatctcaagatcgtggctgtcgatccattgtatgtatgtgcaaatcgtactgaacatgtaatatacatttccaccattttattgaacataaccatcgtagtctggacaaatgagacaagcacaattgcaccactaggtagattaaaacaggtttttattttgggaatgcgtcgagttgagacgaaaacgtaatatgattaataacgaggataacactttccgaatgtagagagaaatttatgaaaaatgacgatttccattcgattctagcaggttctgatcgattttgatgagcatttgatttttgttgtatgaccaattatatgtataggtcaaatgtttaaaaacagtaatttaaggttgTTGGGGACTGACCGCTTACCTTCCTGGGTCTTCGATAGCGGTGATAGCAGTGGTGCAGCCAGGTCCAACATCGATCGTTGATTAGGTGGTGAAGGGGTAATGTTCCAAGGGGGACCAAATCCAAATTTGGCGACCGTTGATTAGGACCAATAGGAGGAAACTTCGGTAATGACCAATATCAGGTCAAGCGCACTCACGCACAAAAACTCGCGGGTTAGAATAGAAACATCTTAATGACACACATTTATTCGACGGGTAAAAAACGACATGCAAATTTAACTTAAACTCTATATTCCACTTAATTCTAAACACATTAAAAGACTTGCGGGTCTGCTGCCCGATCTTGGTGGTGACCTAATTTCGACTGCTATCCCGATCATATTTAGATAGCTAGGAAAGCGATGATCGAGAGGCCTTGGTTCGGCTGACGGTATGTGAGAGATGATGGGATCTCACTCTCTTATCGCCCGTTATCAGTTCGGCATTTTCGGTGATGATAGTGGTTGTAGTCATATCGCAATTACGCTGGCTCTCCATCGTAGGTAGATTGTACCTTCACCAGCGCATAGGCCGGACCGGTACCTTGGTGCTCTCGACGGTGATGTGATCACGATTGGTTTTGCTGCTGACCAGGGATGTAGTGTAGGGTGGATCATTGTTAGTCGCAAACATCCTCACCCACCCAGAAATTGTTGATTtctgaaaaataaagaaacagaaATATCCTCTTCGACAGGGTGGGGAAAGGAACGATGATTACACCAGACTGTTGGATGGGTTGTCCTCTGCTTCGACGTCATCATCGGAGTCTGGTAGCGGTAGAATGCATAATTTTTCTATAGGACGTGTTAGCATTCCACCAGCTGTTTTGACGGTAACGACGCGTACTACCTGATCATCGCCAGGATGGAGTTTGTGTATCCTTCCCATTCTCCATCGCATTGGAGGCAGATTGTCGTCTTGGATCACGACCAGCTTGCCCACCTCGATTTGAACTGGTGGTTTCCAGCGTTTGGTCCTAGCTTGGAGTTGGCACAGATATTCCCGGCGCCATCTGCGCCAAAAATCTTGAAGCTTACGTTGCATTAACTGCCATTTATTCAGACGGTTGAGCTGAACATTTTCAAGATTGGGTTCAGGAAGGGCTTGAAGCGAGGCTCCGACAAGGAAGTGCGATGGCGTCAACGGTTCTAGATCATTGGGATCTTCTGACATGGACGTTAGCGGTCGGGAATTGAGGCATCCTTCCACCTGCACGAGTAGTGTTGTAAAATCTTCCGGTGATACCGGATTTTCTCCGATGACCTTCAGTAGGTGTTTTTTAGCAGATCGAACTGCTGCCTCCCAGATGCCTCCGAAATGTGGGGCGCTAGGTGGTGAAAAATGCCATTGAATGCCTTCTGTAGCACAAGCCGTAGACACCGCTTCTCGATGGGTTTTGTCCTTTAATAGCATAAGGAACTCTCGCAGTTTATTCCTAGCCCCGACGAAGTTAGTGCCGTTATCCGAAAATATGTCAGTACATTTCCCTCGTCTCGCGACAAATCGACGTAGAGCTTGAAGGAACCGATCAGTCGACAAATCCGAAACAAGCTCTAGATGAACGGCCTTGGTACACAGGCAAATGAAAAGCGCGACATAGGCTTTCACAGCGGGCCGTCGCGGTGCTGGTCGAAGATAAACTGGACCGAAATAATCGACGCCAGCTCGGGAGAATGGACGTGATACTGTAACTCTGGATGCTGGCAGCTCCCCCATGAGTTGCTGAATTCTGGTTGGCTTAGCACGAAAACATCGTAGACATTTGTGGACGATCTGTCTAACGACATCTCTCCCTCCTAAAGGCCAATAACGCAACCTTACCGTACCCAATAGAAGTTGTGGACCTGCGTGTAGAAGGCGCTCGTGGTAATGCTTCAATAGCATACGAGTGAAAACATGACGAGCGGGTAAAGGAATTGGATGTTTGGCATCGTCAGCTTCTTCAGATTTGCTGATTCGACCACCTACTCTGATAATTCCGTCCTTGGATAAATATGGGTTATACCATCGTAACGGAGATTTTGCTGGCATATGCTGGCCTTTCCGCAACGCCTTCCACTCTTCGGCGAACATTTCCTCTTGTACTAGTCTGATTAGCGTGTATTCTGCTTCTCGAAGTTCAGCGGTAGAGAGGAAGGAACCATCCCTTCGCTCGTGCCTGGGTTTACGAAGAAGCTTAATCAACCGCAGCCAATACGCAGTCCGGCGAATCACGTCGGTGTAAGATGCAAACCGTTTAAAGTAGTCCTCGTTGAACGCGGCCAGTGATGTAGCAGAATTCGCCACGATAGTGTGTCGTCTTTCTTCTTCTCCGATTTCGGCTGAGTTCTCCGGTTGTTTTGGATATCTCGTCGGGTCCGCTTTCAACCAATTCGGTCCATTCCACCAGAAACTATTTTCCAAGATGTCTTCTGGTGATATTCCCCTGGAAATTAGGTCTGCTGGATTTTCGACTCCAGGCACGTGTCCCCAGAAGCATCCTTCGGTGATGGTTTGTATTTTTGCCACACGATTGGCAACGTAGGTGACCCATGTTGTTGGAGTGGCTCGAAGCCAACGTAGTACACACGTGGAATCCGTCCAGAAGTAGCTTTTTAGCTTCATTTTGATTGAATCTTGGACCTTTTCGTAAAGCTGAGCTGCTAAGAGTGCACCGCAAAGCTCTAGCCGTGGGATAGTTTGGCATTTGAGCGGGGAAACCTTCGATTTTGAGGTGAGAAGTCGTACCAAAACTTCTTTCCTTGAGTTCTGGCTCCGCAGATACAGGCATGCTCCAAAAGCCTTCTCTGAAGCGTCAGAAAAGCAGTGTATTTCAACCGATATTGCTCCTGGTATGATCACGCAGCGTTCGATACTAATCGTGTTGAATAACGGTAGTTGAGCATGGTACTTCTTCCAAACCTCACCCACCATGGAAGGTAGTGGCTGATCCCATTCCAGTTTTCCACCATTTTCATCTTGAAGTGTCCACAGACGCTGCATAAATATTTTTGCCGTAGTGATAGCTGCTCCTAGCAACCCCAATGGGTCAAATAATGTAGCAATAACTGACAAGATCTGACGCTTCGAAAGCTTGGAATCCTCTTCCAACTCCGGAATGTTGAATTGGAACCTTAGTACATCGGGTTTTGGCAGCCATGTTAGGCCTAGAGTTTTTACGGAAGCCGTCGGATCCAGAGAAACCTCCTCGGAATCTCTAATCGCCAAATCTTCGGGTGAGATATCGTCCAGCACCTTGGAGGAATTGGAAGCCCATTttcttagtttgaaacctcCCCTCGACATCATCTTGTCCAGTTGAAATCGCATTTCCAGCGCCGTTTCAACGTCGTCTGATCCTGTGATGACATCGTCCATGTACGTATCCTCGTTAGCAGCCCTTGCTGCAAGTGGAAATCGTCCTTCCTCCTCCGTTGCCAACTGTTTCAGCGTTCTGGTGGCTAGAAACGGCGCTGGCTTGGTTCCATACGTGACGGTATTCAACTCGTAAACCTCAACCTCCTCTCCTGGAGCTGCACGCCATAAGATGCACTGAAGCGGTCTATCTTCCGGACTGAGGTTGATCTGGCGGAACATTTTCTCAACATCGGAAACCAGCATTATTTGTCGAGTTCGACACCGCAGGACTATGGACCGTAAGTCGTCTTGTATTACTGGCCCAACCAGCAACACATCATTCAACGACACCCCTGAAGAAGTTTTACAGGAGGCATCGAAGACTACTCGCACCTTGGTGGTGGTACTTGCCTCTTTTACCACCGGATGGTGCGGAAGATAGCACCGTTGCACCGAGCTTAGAGTAGCTTGCTCGACCTTCCGCATGTGGCCCAACCGAAGATATTCCTCCATAAAAGCGTTATACTGCTCACGCAACTTGGCATCCCTTGCCAACCTGCGTTCCGTTCCCTGAAGGCGTCGGAAGGCGATGTCCCTTGACTCGCCTAGCCGGAGAAGGACGTCTTCATTTTTGGGAAGTGCGACTGTGTACCGACCATCTTCTTCGCGCCGAACGGTTTGCTGAAACAGCTCCTCACAACGATTTTCCTCCAGGGAATAAGCCTTGCTGGATCCGATATCCTCGCTGGCCCAAAAGCGTTCCATCAATGCGTCTAAACCTTCAGTTGAAGCTACGTTGCAGTTAATGTGAAGTGAATCCCGCGTACTAAACACACCACCGCAAACAACCCAACCGAACACTGAGTGATTTAGTGTTGGTTGCTGTTCT encodes:
- the LOC131679334 gene encoding uncharacterized protein LOC131679334, which codes for MPPAASSTKKSPSLKQLTTRLKDTQASLLDIWNFIKDFKEDSTVSQVNVRLEKLDELWEKFSETLVEIKSHDDFTAEEEAYGKERREFNNRYYEAKSFLMDKVKEREECPSLEQSTRGFDTSVHGALDHVRLPQIRLQSFNGDIDDWLSFRDLFTSLIHWKADLPEVEKFHYLKGCLQGEPKNLIDPLKITKANYQVAWEMLLKRYNNSKQLKKRQVQSLLALPTLSKESVGELHALLEGFERVVQTLDQVIQPADYKDLLLVNILTARLDPVTRRGWEEFSAANEQDILADLTDFLHRRVRVLESLPSKPMDTRGVQQPNQLPKPKPPQLRVSSNTAQTSVGRCAACSSNHPLFQCSTFQRLSVSDRDAILKTHSLCRNCFRTGHQAKDCQSKYSCRNCKGRHHTLVCFKSGRERDTNGSTDNSSSSKEPSISTSSQVANMAATNISTCNAAHGSSSQVLLATAVVMVEDDEGNQYPARALLDSGSESNFITERLCQRLKVTRDKVDISVLGIGQAATRVKHRIRAMVRSRISKFSRDLGFLVLPKVTVNLPTSTIKIDAWSIPNGIELADPTFFESKGVDMVLGIENFFDFFETGRRISLGEQQPTLNHSVFGWVVCGGVFSTRDSLHINCNVASTEGLDALMERFWASEDIGSSKAYSLEENRCEELFQQTVRREEDGRYTVALPKNEDVLLRLGESRDIAFRRLQGTERRLARDAKLREQYNAFMEEYLRLGHMRKVEQATLSSVQRCYLPHHPVVKEASTTTKVRVVFDASCKTSSGVSLNDVLLVGPVIQDDLRSIVLRCRTRQIMLVSDVEKMFRQINLSPEDRPLQCILWRAAPGEEVEVYELNTVTYGTKPAPFLATRTLKQLATEEEGRFPLAARAANEDTYMDDVITGSDDVETALEMRFQLDKMMSRGGFKLRKWASNSSKVLDDISPEDLAIRDSEEVSLDPTASVKTLGLTWLPKPDVLRFQFNIPELEEDSKLSKRQILSVIATLFDPLGLLGAAITTAKIFMQRLWTLQDENGGKLEWDQPLPSMVGEVWKKYHAQLPLFNTISIERCVIIPGAISVEIHCFSDASEKAFGACLYLRSQNSRKEVLVRLLTSKSKVSPLKCQTIPRLELCGALLAAQLYEKVQDSIKMKLKSYFWTDSTCVLRWLRATPTTWVTYVANRVAKIQTITEGCFWGHVPGVENPADLISRGISPEDILENSFWWNGPNWLKADPTRYPKQPENSAEIGEEERRHTIVANSATSLAAFNEDYFKRFASYTDVIRRTAYWLRLIKLLRKPRHERRDGSFLSTAELREAEYTLIRLVQEEMFAEEWKALRKGQHMPAKSPLRWYNPYLSKDGIIRVGGRISKSEEADDAKHPIPLPARHVFTRMLLKHYHERLLHAGPQLLLGTVRLRYWPLGGRDVVRQIVHKCLRCFRAKPTRIQQLMGELPASRVTVSRPFSRAGVDYFGPVYLRPAPRRPAVKAYVALFICLCTKAVHLELVSDLSTDRFLQALRRFVARRGKCTDIFSDNGTNFVGARNKLREFLMLLKDKTHREAVSTACATEGIQWHFSPPSAPHFGGIWEAAVRSAKKHLLKVIGENPVSPEDFTTLLVQVEGCLNSRPLTSMSEDPNDLEPLTPSHFLVGASLQALPEPNLENVQLNRLNKWQLMQRKLQDFWRRWRREYLCQLQARTKRWKPPVQIEVGKLVVIQDDNLPPMRWRMGRIHKLHPGDDQVVRVVTVKTAGGMLTRPIEKLCILPLPDSDDDVEAEDNPSNSLV